In Dysgonomonadaceae bacterium zrk40, one genomic interval encodes:
- the glgP gene encoding alpha-glucan family phosphorylase: protein MIIQSSYSNAPVWRDIHVHAELPAELRPLEEIAHNLWWVWNEEAKAIFETMDPQEWEKSGKNPVVLLQNLQSDTSERIIQDSVMMSRIEALYSKYRDYMAVPHNSDRPSVAYFSMEYGLSHVLKIYSGGLGILAGDYLKEASDSNVDMTAVGFLYRYGYFTQTLSMEGQQIANYEAQHFGNLPVTQVMNEDGTPTILEVPFHDRIIYSHIWKVAVGRINLYLMDTDLELNSEYDRSITHQLYGGDWENRMKQEFLLGIGGIHLLNKLGIKKEVYHMNEGHAALINVQRLLDYIRQEGLTFHEALEVVRASSLYTVHTPVPAGHDYFDEPLIGKYMTPIVQQLGISWQHFMDMGRANPGSHEKFSMSVFALNTAQETNGVSQLHGTVSQKMFQPVWKGYFPEELHVGYVTNGVHLPSWATSTVKALYEKHFGESFFADQSNPEIWRKIWDVNDEELWDLRMHLKKKLVDYIQVEFKEGWLKNQADPSRIMNMLEEVNPNALLIGFSRRFATYKRAHLLFTDLERLARIVNNPKHPVQFIFAGKAHPADGGGQGLIKQIVEISRRPEFLGKIIFLENYDMRLAKRLVSGVDIWLNTPTRAQEASGTSGEKAEMNGVLNLSVLDGWWYEGYREGAGWAITDKRTYDNQSFQDELDASTLYSMLENEIIPLYYAHNSQGYSPEWIQFIKKSMAEIAPHYTTKRMMDDYFERFYSKLAQRSQLLHADNYAKAKEIVRWKEETAAKWDTLQVVKLDFNPNQQMAKSKNKNEIFGKLVIDRKELTCDLGVECVVVDHDPTSNEQLFVESCAFELVKQEGSLLYFETHCGLKDPGAHQYGLRVYPKHPDLPHRMDFAYMRWI, encoded by the coding sequence ATGATCATTCAATCGAGTTATTCCAATGCTCCTGTCTGGAGAGATATACATGTGCATGCAGAGCTTCCTGCCGAACTGCGTCCACTCGAAGAGATCGCACACAACCTTTGGTGGGTCTGGAACGAAGAGGCCAAGGCTATTTTTGAAACCATGGATCCTCAGGAGTGGGAAAAGAGTGGCAAAAATCCTGTGGTGCTACTACAGAACCTGCAGTCAGACACCTCTGAGCGCATCATCCAAGACAGTGTCATGATGTCACGCATCGAAGCGTTGTACAGCAAGTATCGCGATTACATGGCGGTTCCCCACAACAGCGATCGCCCCAGTGTGGCATATTTCAGCATGGAGTATGGCCTGTCTCACGTGCTGAAGATTTACTCCGGTGGTCTTGGCATCCTCGCCGGCGACTACCTGAAGGAGGCGAGCGACAGCAACGTGGACATGACTGCCGTAGGTTTTCTCTACCGCTACGGATATTTCACGCAGACCCTTTCGATGGAAGGGCAGCAGATTGCGAACTACGAGGCACAGCACTTTGGCAACCTTCCCGTCACCCAGGTGATGAATGAAGATGGTACGCCGACGATTCTGGAGGTGCCTTTTCACGACCGGATCATCTACTCGCACATATGGAAAGTGGCAGTGGGCCGCATCAATCTCTACCTGATGGATACCGACCTGGAGCTCAACAGCGAGTACGACCGTTCCATTACACACCAGCTCTATGGCGGCGACTGGGAGAACCGCATGAAGCAGGAATTCCTGCTGGGCATCGGAGGCATCCATCTGCTCAACAAGCTTGGCATCAAAAAAGAGGTTTACCACATGAATGAGGGGCACGCCGCCCTGATCAATGTGCAGCGATTACTCGATTATATCAGGCAAGAAGGACTCACTTTCCATGAAGCACTGGAGGTGGTACGTGCCTCTTCGCTCTACACCGTGCACACACCGGTACCTGCCGGACACGACTATTTCGATGAACCCCTTATTGGCAAGTACATGACACCCATCGTACAGCAGCTGGGGATCTCCTGGCAACATTTCATGGACATGGGACGTGCCAACCCGGGCTCACATGAGAAGTTCTCGATGAGTGTCTTCGCCCTCAACACGGCGCAGGAAACAAACGGCGTGAGTCAACTGCATGGCACCGTCTCGCAGAAGATGTTTCAGCCCGTATGGAAAGGTTACTTCCCCGAGGAGCTGCATGTAGGATACGTTACCAATGGTGTGCACCTGCCCAGCTGGGCCACCTCGACGGTGAAGGCCCTCTACGAGAAGCATTTTGGCGAATCGTTCTTCGCAGACCAGTCGAATCCCGAAATCTGGAGAAAGATCTGGGATGTGAACGATGAAGAGCTCTGGGACCTGCGCATGCACCTGAAAAAGAAGCTGGTCGACTATATCCAGGTGGAGTTTAAGGAGGGATGGTTGAAGAACCAGGCCGACCCGTCGCGCATCATGAACATGCTGGAGGAGGTGAATCCCAACGCACTGTTGATTGGCTTCTCCCGTCGTTTTGCCACTTACAAGCGCGCACACCTGCTCTTCACCGACCTTGAACGGTTGGCACGCATCGTGAACAACCCGAAGCATCCGGTACAATTCATCTTTGCCGGCAAGGCACACCCTGCCGACGGCGGCGGACAAGGACTGATCAAGCAGATCGTAGAGATCTCCCGCCGTCCCGAGTTCCTAGGCAAGATCATCTTCCTGGAGAACTATGACATGCGTTTGGCCAAGCGTTTGGTATCGGGTGTGGACATCTGGCTCAACACCCCCACCCGTGCACAGGAAGCCTCCGGCACCTCAGGTGAGAAGGCTGAGATGAACGGGGTACTGAACTTATCGGTGCTCGACGGATGGTGGTACGAAGGTTACCGCGAAGGTGCGGGCTGGGCAATCACCGACAAGCGCACCTACGACAATCAGTCGTTCCAGGATGAACTGGATGCCTCTACCCTCTACTCAATGCTGGAGAATGAGATTATACCACTCTACTATGCACACAACAGCCAAGGCTATTCGCCCGAGTGGATACAGTTCATCAAGAAGTCGATGGCAGAGATCGCGCCCCATTACACCACCAAGCGAATGATGGACGATTACTTCGAACGATTCTACAGCAAGCTTGCCCAACGGTCGCAGCTGCTTCATGCCGACAACTATGCCAAGGCGAAAGAGATCGTCCGCTGGAAAGAAGAGACTGCAGCCAAGTGGGATACCCTTCAGGTGGTGAAGCTGGATTTTAACCCCAACCAACAGATGGCAAAATCCAAAAACAAAAACGAAATATTCGGGAAACTGGTGATCGACCGCAAAGAGCTCACCTGTGACCTCGGCGTTGAGTGCGTAGTGGTTGATCATGATCCCACGAGCAACGAACAGCTGTTTGTTGAATCGTGTGCATTTGAACTGGTAAAGCAGGAAGGCAGCCTGCTTTACTTTGAGACACACTGCGGACTGAAAGATCCGGGGGCACACCAGTACGGACTCAGGGTCTATCCCAAGCACCCAGACCTGCCGCACCGCATGGATTTCGCCTACATGCGCTGGATCTGA
- a CDS encoding helix-turn-helix transcriptional regulator, which translates to MKRKTDNPVDERKYLLTDVQACTFTFSDGLKSSFTASPENEIVLIKLIPRTSKIKSFEDKVLANYNSVRTINELASLCGYQCLRTFTRHFKKSFKQTPYQWLLERKMEEIHSMVLTSDFTITEIARMYEFKSVSHLVTIFSKRYGISPQKCRLSNAI; encoded by the coding sequence ATGAAAAGGAAAACTGATAACCCTGTTGATGAGCGGAAATATCTGCTGACCGATGTACAGGCCTGTACCTTCACCTTCTCCGATGGTCTCAAAAGCAGCTTCACCGCCTCTCCCGAAAATGAGATCGTGCTGATAAAGCTGATCCCACGTACATCGAAGATAAAGAGCTTTGAAGACAAGGTACTCGCCAACTACAATTCAGTGAGGACGATAAATGAGCTGGCATCATTGTGTGGATATCAATGCCTCCGTACCTTTACCCGCCACTTCAAGAAATCTTTTAAACAGACACCTTACCAGTGGTTGCTGGAGAGGAAGATGGAGGAGATTCACTCAATGGTGCTTACCTCCGATTTCACCATCACCGAGATTGCACGGATGTATGAGTTCAAAAGTGTCTCTCACCTTGTGACGATTTTCAGCAAACGATACGGAATTTCACCGCAAAAATGCAGATTGTCCAACGCGATTTAA
- a CDS encoding RagB/SusD family nutrient uptake outer membrane protein: MKKIFLSLLFISSTIIFFSCSDDKLETSPTDRTSGAELFKTTEGAQVAMNGIYRMLYTSGDWTTGNTHQNFGILSTKLYTSLMGEDLLQDAMGNGWFYFDYRYDVRSRYTSSTWRPYATWNFYYQIISNANYVLGSQELLTGEQVVIDNIIAQAYTMRAYAYFILIQSFQQTYKGHEQAPGVPLYTEPTTAVTEGKGRGTVEEVYQQINADLENAITLFSGDKSRQEHKSHVDYYVANAIMANVMMVQNKWTEAAGYADEALSKPNLSLASGSALHSGFNNVGMEGVMWGGEIIADQSGIYASFFAHMDASADRYARSSRKCIYNWLYDKIPTTDTRKKWWNGPTDGGTNVTKPYNQVKFRYSELSTDLGDYIFMRAEEMQLVKAEALCRAEQYTQAKDALVELMELRDPAGYEMSLDGLVMSNELTMGSIGNVTTLLDMIVLQRRIELWGETERIFDILRMKTGFDRNATGSNHSQKLPNINTLQPDNKEFILTIPQKEFDSNPALDATTDQNPM, from the coding sequence ATGAAAAAAATATTTTTATCACTTTTATTCATCTCATCCACGATAATCTTCTTTTCGTGCAGTGATGATAAATTGGAAACATCTCCCACAGACAGAACATCAGGTGCGGAGCTGTTTAAGACTACCGAAGGAGCGCAGGTAGCTATGAACGGGATTTACCGAATGCTGTATACTTCTGGTGACTGGACCACCGGTAACACCCATCAGAATTTTGGTATTCTATCTACCAAGCTATACACTTCACTTATGGGAGAGGATTTGTTGCAGGATGCAATGGGTAACGGATGGTTTTACTTCGATTATCGTTATGATGTACGAAGTCGTTATACATCCAGTACCTGGAGACCTTATGCAACCTGGAACTTTTATTATCAGATTATCAGTAATGCGAACTATGTACTAGGTTCGCAAGAGTTGCTCACAGGTGAACAAGTTGTTATTGACAACATCATCGCACAGGCTTATACGATGAGGGCTTATGCTTACTTTATCCTTATTCAGTCCTTTCAGCAGACTTATAAAGGACATGAACAGGCTCCGGGAGTACCATTGTACACCGAGCCCACTACAGCTGTAACAGAAGGGAAAGGTAGGGGAACTGTGGAAGAGGTTTATCAGCAAATCAATGCTGACCTTGAAAATGCGATTACTCTTTTCTCAGGTGATAAAAGCAGGCAGGAGCACAAATCTCATGTTGACTATTATGTTGCCAATGCGATCATGGCTAATGTGATGATGGTTCAAAACAAGTGGACAGAGGCTGCAGGTTATGCTGATGAAGCTCTTTCAAAACCCAATCTTTCATTGGCTAGCGGATCGGCTCTTCATTCAGGATTTAACAATGTAGGAATGGAAGGTGTGATGTGGGGTGGTGAGATTATTGCAGATCAATCTGGTATTTATGCCTCTTTCTTTGCCCATATGGATGCCTCTGCCGATCGTTATGCCCGTTCATCCAGAAAATGTATTTATAACTGGTTGTACGATAAGATTCCTACAACAGATACACGAAAGAAATGGTGGAATGGGCCTACAGATGGTGGTACGAATGTTACAAAACCCTACAATCAGGTTAAATTCAGGTATTCTGAATTAAGTACTGATCTAGGTGATTATATCTTTATGCGTGCCGAAGAGATGCAATTGGTGAAGGCTGAAGCACTTTGTCGTGCCGAACAATACACGCAGGCCAAAGATGCATTGGTTGAATTGATGGAGCTAAGAGATCCAGCAGGTTATGAGATGTCTCTTGACGGACTGGTGATGTCAAACGAATTGACAATGGGCTCCATTGGTAATGTTACAACACTCCTCGATATGATTGTATTACAGCGTCGTATTGAGTTATGGGGGGAAACTGAGCGAATTTTTGATATTTTGAGAATGAAGACCGGATTTGATAGGAATGCTACAGGCAGTAATCATAGCCAGAAGCTTCCTAACATCAATACTCTTCAACCCGATAACAAAGAGTTTATTCTGACAATACCGCAGAAAGAATTTGATAGTAATCCTGCTTTGGATGCAACAACAGATCAAAATCCGATGTAA